From Actinoplanes oblitus, a single genomic window includes:
- a CDS encoding DUF1707 SHOCT-like domain-containing protein, translating to MHPEHATWSGPVTRLRTSDTEREEIAEILRAAMAEGRLSLDEGGERLTVAYAAKFRDELDVLTGDLPHGGRQALARMPHRRAATRRSLQRHASLVLIAAGVLTGLWVLSGAPFFWPVFPLFFLVMGVFRHAREGRWEPRAHPRH from the coding sequence GTGCATCCCGAACACGCCACCTGGTCCGGGCCGGTTACCCGGCTGCGGACCTCCGACACCGAACGCGAGGAGATCGCCGAGATCCTGCGGGCCGCGATGGCCGAGGGCCGGCTGAGTCTCGACGAGGGCGGGGAACGGCTGACCGTCGCCTACGCCGCGAAGTTCCGCGACGAGCTGGACGTGCTGACCGGCGACCTGCCGCACGGCGGTCGTCAGGCTCTCGCCCGGATGCCGCACCGGCGCGCCGCGACACGCCGGTCACTGCAGCGGCATGCCAGTCTCGTCCTGATCGCCGCCGGGGTGCTGACCGGTCTCTGGGTCCTCTCCGGAGCACCCTTCTTCTGGCCGGTGTTCCCGCTGTTCTTCCTGGTGATGGGCGTTTTCCGGCACGCCCGCGAAGGCCGGTGGGAGCCCCGGGCGCATCCGCGTCACTGA
- the ngcE gene encoding N-acetylglucosamine/diacetylchitobiose ABC transporter substrate-binding protein, producing the protein MSVTTDRRTLLRRAAAVGLVAAPGVSFLSACAGSDDNGDDTKQATGTKSADNPLGIDPKAGIEIVIFDGGLGTKYATDVDTPLYNSKWPDSKVTYSATQQVATTIKPRLNSGTAPDMINNSGSDIMDFGAIVKAGQAADLSDLFAAPSLDIAGKTVAETLVPGAVQQGTYDGKPFAVNYSFTVFGLWYNKKLFAKNNWTIPTTWADFTALLDKIKAAGITPFSYAGANASYYMVRAIMTSAAKIGTEQVLKDIDNLKPGAWTNDAVKQAAAAWGEIGKKYANPSHLGLKHTEVQLQQNQDKVAFYPCGSWLENEQAASTPAGFEYAMMALPSVTASDKLPATAINAAAGEIYFAAAKSKNPQGGKEYLRTMLSKKAALEFTKLTKSLTVVAGAADGVTISPGLTSANDALGKAGQDVFMGYLFDTWYKKLDDASREAANQLFFKGGDAQKFCDTMEAASQAVAKDSSITKFTRS; encoded by the coding sequence ATGTCTGTGACAACCGATCGCCGTACCCTGCTGCGCCGTGCCGCCGCCGTCGGTCTGGTCGCCGCGCCCGGTGTGAGCTTTCTGAGCGCGTGTGCGGGCTCGGACGACAACGGTGACGACACCAAGCAGGCGACCGGCACCAAGTCGGCCGACAACCCGCTGGGTATCGACCCGAAGGCCGGTATCGAGATCGTGATCTTCGATGGTGGTCTCGGTACCAAGTACGCCACCGATGTGGACACTCCGCTGTACAACAGCAAGTGGCCGGACTCGAAGGTGACCTACTCGGCGACGCAGCAGGTCGCTACCACGATCAAGCCGCGGCTGAACTCCGGTACCGCGCCCGACATGATCAACAACTCGGGTTCGGACATCATGGACTTCGGTGCGATCGTGAAGGCCGGGCAGGCCGCTGACCTGTCGGATCTGTTCGCGGCGCCGTCGCTGGACATCGCCGGTAAGACGGTGGCCGAGACGCTGGTGCCGGGTGCGGTGCAGCAGGGCACCTACGACGGTAAGCCGTTCGCGGTGAACTACTCGTTCACGGTCTTCGGGCTCTGGTACAACAAGAAGCTGTTCGCGAAGAACAACTGGACCATCCCGACGACCTGGGCGGACTTCACCGCGCTGCTCGACAAGATCAAGGCGGCGGGCATCACGCCGTTCAGCTACGCGGGGGCGAACGCGTCGTATTACATGGTCCGGGCGATCATGACGTCGGCGGCGAAGATCGGCACCGAGCAGGTGCTCAAGGACATCGACAACCTGAAGCCGGGTGCGTGGACCAACGACGCGGTCAAGCAGGCCGCCGCGGCGTGGGGGGAGATCGGCAAGAAGTACGCCAACCCGTCGCACCTGGGTCTGAAGCACACCGAGGTGCAGCTGCAGCAGAACCAGGACAAGGTCGCGTTCTACCCGTGCGGCTCCTGGCTGGAGAACGAGCAGGCCGCGTCGACGCCGGCCGGCTTCGAGTACGCGATGATGGCGCTGCCCAGCGTGACGGCCAGCGACAAGCTGCCGGCGACGGCGATCAACGCGGCGGCCGGTGAGATCTACTTCGCGGCGGCCAAGAGCAAGAACCCGCAGGGTGGCAAGGAGTACCTGCGCACCATGCTGTCGAAGAAGGCGGCGCTGGAGTTCACCAAGCTGACCAAGTCGCTGACCGTGGTCGCCGGCGCGGCCGACGGGGTGACCATCAGCCCCGGGCTGACCTCCGCGAACGACGCGCTGGGCAAGGCCGGCCAGGACGTGTTCATGGGTTACCTGTTCGACACCTGGTACAAGAAGCTCGACGACGCCTCCCGCGAGGCCGCCAACCAGCTGTTCTTCAAGGGCGGCGACGCGCAGAAGTTCTGCGACACCATGGAGGCCGCCTCGCAGGCCGTCGCCAAGGACTCGTCGATCACCAAGTTCACCCGCTCCTGA
- a CDS encoding gluconokinase: MVPIVVMGVAGCGKSTIGKALAERLGVPYAEADEFHTAANVAKMHSGMPLTDEDRAPWLASIAASIKDGGLVVSCSALKRAYREILRGGHPEAFFVHLVLTPETAAARVSGRPGHFMPTTLVASQFAILEPLGPDENGVGIDATRPVDTIVEKAISRMPTHRD, translated from the coding sequence ATGGTGCCGATCGTGGTGATGGGTGTCGCGGGGTGCGGCAAGAGCACGATCGGCAAGGCCCTCGCCGAGCGGCTCGGGGTGCCCTACGCGGAGGCCGACGAGTTCCACACGGCGGCCAACGTGGCCAAGATGCACAGTGGGATGCCGCTCACCGACGAGGACCGGGCACCCTGGCTGGCTTCGATAGCGGCGTCCATCAAGGACGGCGGGCTGGTGGTGTCCTGCTCGGCACTCAAACGGGCGTACCGGGAGATTCTGCGTGGCGGCCACCCGGAAGCCTTCTTCGTGCATCTGGTCCTGACGCCGGAGACGGCGGCCGCCCGCGTCAGCGGGCGGCCCGGTCACTTCATGCCGACCACCCTGGTCGCGTCACAGTTCGCGATCCTGGAGCCGCTCGGCCCGGACGAGAACGGCGTCGGGATCGACGCCACCCGCCCGGTCGACACGATCGTGGAGAAGGCTATTTCGAGGATGCCCACACATCGAGATTGA
- the metH gene encoding methionine synthase: MYPVTETVTKLRDLLAERVLVLDGAWGTMLQGAKLTPADYRGELIPADHPQDVTGDPDLLILTRPDVILDVHRQYLAAGADITTTNTFTATSIAQADYGLEHLVREMNIQGARLARQAADEFGGRFVAGSVGPLNVTLSLSPRVDEPAYRAVTFDQVKAAYAEQIAALAEGGVDLLLIETIFDTLNAKAAIAAAKEVAPHLPLWISVTIVDLSGRTLSGQTVEAFWRSIERAHPLVVGVNCALGATEARPHVAELARLSDTFVAAHPNAGLPNAFGGYDETPAQTARLIGEYADSGLVNIVGGCCGTTPPHIAAIAEAVRGAAPRRIDPPAPTTRFSGLEPFAIGPDTGFVMIGERTNVTGSAKFRRLIEADDYQAAVDVALDQVRGGANLLDVNMDADLLDSERAMTTFLNLIATEPEVARIPIMIDSSKWNVLEAGLKCVQGKGVVNSISLKEGPAAFLEQARKIRSFGAGVVVMAFDEQGQADTTERKVAICGRAYDLLVEDGFDPTDIIFDPNVLAVATGIAEHNGYAKAFIEALPLIKQRCPGARTSGGISNLSFAFRGNDIVREAMHSAFLFHAVRAGLDMGIVNAGQLAVYQDIPADLLELVEDVLFDRRPDATDRLVTFASTVTGSAAKREVDLSWREAPVEERLSYALVHGIVDFIEADTEEARQKLPRPLDVIEGPLMDGMGVVGDLFGSGKMFLPQVVKSARVMKRSVAYLLPYMEKDKAEGARGQGKVVLATVKGDVHDIGKNIVGVVLGCNNYEVIDLGVMVPTAKILDTAIAEGADAIGLSGLITPSLDEMVAVGAEMQRRGLTLPLLIGGATTSKQHTAVRIAPAYDGPTVHVLDASRVVGVVSDLLDAERAVKLDDANRAEQQRLREQHEKRHAQPLLTLEQARANRETVDFAELPTPAFTGVREVQPTIAELREMIDWQFLFLAWELKGKYPAILKEPVARELFDDANAMLDQIIADGSFQARGLYGFWPAHRQGDDIVLANGHRLPMLRQQTEKPAGRANRCLADYIAPAGDHLGGFAVAIHGAEKLATRFEAEHDDYKAIMVKALADRLAEAFAEYLHLKARRDWFEPDARPKLEDLHAERFRGIRPALGYPACPDHSEKKDLFQLLDTGRIGVGLTESFAMTPAAAVSGLIFAHPEAKYFTVGRLGKDQVEDYAARRGVPVAEVERWLRPNLAYSID, translated from the coding sequence GTGTACCCCGTGACTGAGACCGTCACCAAGCTGCGCGACCTGCTCGCCGAGCGGGTCCTCGTCCTCGACGGGGCCTGGGGCACGATGCTGCAGGGCGCCAAGCTGACCCCGGCCGACTACCGTGGCGAGCTCATCCCCGCCGATCACCCGCAGGACGTCACCGGCGACCCCGACCTGCTGATCCTCACCCGGCCGGACGTGATCCTCGACGTCCACCGGCAGTACCTGGCGGCCGGCGCCGACATCACCACGACCAACACGTTCACCGCTACCAGCATCGCCCAGGCCGACTACGGCCTGGAGCACCTGGTGCGGGAGATGAACATCCAGGGTGCCCGGCTCGCCCGGCAGGCCGCCGACGAGTTCGGCGGCCGGTTCGTGGCCGGCTCGGTCGGCCCGCTGAACGTGACGCTCTCGCTCTCGCCCCGGGTCGACGAGCCGGCCTACCGTGCGGTCACCTTCGACCAGGTCAAGGCGGCGTACGCGGAGCAGATCGCGGCCCTCGCCGAGGGTGGCGTCGACCTGCTGCTGATCGAGACGATCTTCGACACGCTGAACGCGAAGGCGGCGATCGCGGCGGCCAAGGAGGTCGCCCCGCACCTCCCGCTGTGGATCTCGGTGACCATCGTCGACCTCTCCGGCCGGACCCTGTCCGGGCAGACCGTGGAGGCCTTCTGGCGCTCGATCGAGCGGGCGCACCCGCTGGTGGTCGGCGTGAACTGCGCACTCGGCGCGACCGAGGCCCGCCCGCACGTGGCGGAACTGGCCCGGCTGTCGGACACCTTCGTCGCCGCCCACCCGAACGCGGGCCTGCCGAACGCCTTCGGCGGCTACGACGAGACCCCGGCGCAGACCGCCCGGCTGATCGGCGAGTACGCCGACTCCGGCCTGGTCAACATCGTCGGCGGCTGCTGCGGCACCACGCCGCCGCACATCGCCGCGATCGCCGAGGCGGTGCGCGGCGCGGCCCCGCGGCGGATCGACCCGCCGGCGCCGACCACCCGGTTCAGCGGCCTGGAGCCGTTCGCGATCGGCCCGGACACCGGCTTCGTGATGATCGGCGAGCGGACCAACGTGACCGGCTCGGCCAAGTTCCGCCGGTTGATCGAGGCCGACGACTACCAGGCCGCCGTCGACGTGGCGCTGGACCAGGTCCGTGGCGGCGCCAACCTGCTCGACGTGAACATGGACGCCGACCTGCTGGACAGCGAGCGGGCGATGACCACGTTCCTCAACCTGATCGCGACCGAGCCGGAGGTGGCCCGGATCCCGATCATGATCGACAGCTCGAAGTGGAACGTGCTGGAGGCCGGCCTCAAGTGCGTGCAGGGCAAGGGCGTGGTCAACTCGATCAGCCTGAAGGAGGGGCCCGCGGCGTTCCTGGAGCAGGCCCGCAAGATCCGCTCGTTCGGCGCCGGTGTGGTGGTGATGGCCTTCGACGAACAGGGCCAGGCCGACACCACCGAGCGCAAGGTCGCCATCTGCGGGCGAGCGTATGACCTGCTGGTCGAGGACGGCTTCGACCCGACCGACATCATCTTCGACCCGAACGTGCTGGCCGTCGCCACCGGCATCGCCGAGCACAACGGCTACGCCAAGGCGTTCATCGAGGCGCTGCCGCTGATCAAGCAGCGCTGCCCGGGTGCCCGGACCAGCGGCGGCATCTCCAACCTGTCCTTCGCCTTCCGGGGCAACGACATCGTCCGCGAGGCGATGCACTCGGCGTTCCTGTTCCACGCCGTCCGGGCCGGCCTGGACATGGGCATCGTCAACGCCGGTCAGCTCGCCGTCTACCAGGACATCCCGGCCGACCTGCTGGAGCTGGTCGAGGACGTGCTCTTCGACCGCCGGCCGGACGCCACCGACCGGCTGGTCACCTTCGCCTCCACGGTCACCGGCAGCGCCGCCAAGCGTGAGGTCGACCTGTCCTGGCGGGAGGCGCCGGTCGAGGAGCGTCTGTCGTACGCCCTGGTGCACGGCATCGTCGACTTCATCGAGGCGGACACCGAGGAGGCCCGGCAGAAACTGCCCCGGCCGCTCGACGTGATCGAGGGCCCGCTGATGGACGGCATGGGCGTGGTCGGCGACCTGTTCGGCTCCGGCAAGATGTTCCTGCCCCAGGTGGTCAAGAGCGCCCGGGTGATGAAGCGGTCGGTCGCCTACCTGCTGCCGTACATGGAGAAGGACAAGGCCGAGGGTGCCCGCGGTCAGGGCAAGGTGGTGCTCGCCACGGTCAAGGGCGACGTCCACGACATCGGCAAGAACATCGTCGGCGTGGTGCTCGGCTGCAACAACTACGAGGTGATCGACCTCGGCGTGATGGTGCCGACCGCGAAGATCCTGGACACCGCGATCGCCGAGGGCGCCGACGCGATCGGCCTGTCCGGCCTGATCACCCCGTCGCTGGACGAGATGGTCGCGGTCGGCGCCGAGATGCAGCGCCGCGGGCTCACCCTGCCGCTGCTGATCGGTGGCGCCACCACGTCCAAGCAGCACACCGCGGTGCGCATCGCGCCGGCGTACGACGGGCCCACCGTCCACGTCCTGGACGCGTCCCGGGTCGTCGGCGTCGTCTCCGACCTGCTCGACGCCGAGCGCGCGGTGAAGCTCGACGACGCCAACCGCGCCGAGCAGCAGCGCCTGCGCGAGCAGCACGAGAAACGGCACGCCCAGCCGCTGCTCACCCTCGAGCAGGCCCGGGCCAACCGGGAGACCGTCGACTTCGCCGAGCTGCCCACGCCCGCCTTCACCGGTGTCCGTGAGGTCCAGCCGACCATCGCCGAGCTGCGCGAGATGATCGACTGGCAGTTCCTCTTCCTGGCCTGGGAGCTGAAGGGCAAGTACCCGGCGATCCTGAAGGAGCCGGTCGCCAGGGAGCTCTTCGACGACGCCAACGCGATGCTCGACCAGATCATCGCGGACGGTTCGTTCCAGGCGCGCGGCCTCTACGGCTTCTGGCCCGCGCACCGCCAGGGCGACGACATCGTGCTGGCGAACGGGCACCGCCTCCCGATGCTGCGCCAGCAGACCGAGAAACCGGCCGGCCGCGCCAACCGCTGCCTCGCCGACTACATCGCGCCGGCCGGCGACCACCTCGGCGGTTTCGCGGTGGCCATCCACGGCGCCGAGAAGCTGGCGACGAGGTTCGAGGCCGAGCACGACGACTACAAGGCCATCATGGTCAAGGCTCTGGCCGACCGGCTGGCCGAGGCGTTCGCCGAGTACCTGCACCTCAAGGCCCGCCGCGACTGGTTCGAGCCGGACGCCCGGCCCAAGCTGGAGGATCTGCACGCCGAGCGGTTCCGCGGCATCCGCCCGGCCCTGGGCTACCCCGCCTGCCCGGACCACAGCGAGAAGAAGGACCTCTTCCAGCTGCTCGACACCGGCCGGATCGGCGTCGGCCTGACCGAGTCGTTCGCGATGACCCCGGCCGCCGCCGTCAGCGGGCTGATCTTCGCGCACCCGGAGGCGAAGTACTTCACCGTCGGCCGGTTGGGTAAGGATCAGGTGGAGGACTACGCCGCCCGGCGCGGCGTGCCGGTCGCCGAGGTGGAACGCTGGCTGCGACCGAACCTGGCGTACTCGATCGACTGA
- a CDS encoding carbohydrate ABC transporter permease: protein MMNLAVEETAAVTEPKPAERSRKVNPLNGVAHVALFLWALATAGPLLWVVLASFKNNTEIFLGKPFALPESFSFTTYADAWSEAHIGQYFLNSVFVVAISTAGTMLLGAMAAYVLARYKFPGNRAIYYLFVSGLAFPTFMALAPLFGIVQSLGLLNSFTGLILVYIAYSLSFTVFFLVAFFKTLPHEIDEAALVDGAGHLRRFFQIMMPMAKSGLISITIFNIVGQWNQYLLPVVIMQGAGADSKWVLTQGIANISTQAGYHAEWSTLFAALTLSILPMIAVYAVFQRQIQAGLTAGAVK from the coding sequence ATGATGAATCTTGCCGTTGAGGAAACCGCGGCGGTGACCGAGCCGAAGCCCGCGGAGAGGTCCCGGAAGGTCAATCCGCTCAACGGGGTCGCGCACGTCGCGTTGTTCCTGTGGGCTCTGGCCACGGCCGGGCCGTTGCTCTGGGTCGTGCTGGCCTCGTTCAAGAACAACACCGAGATCTTCCTGGGCAAGCCGTTCGCGCTACCCGAGTCGTTCTCGTTCACCACGTACGCCGACGCGTGGAGCGAGGCGCACATCGGGCAGTACTTCCTCAACAGCGTGTTCGTGGTGGCGATCAGCACCGCCGGGACGATGCTGCTCGGCGCGATGGCCGCCTACGTGCTGGCCCGCTACAAGTTCCCCGGTAACCGGGCGATCTACTACCTGTTCGTCTCCGGACTGGCGTTCCCGACGTTCATGGCGCTGGCCCCGCTGTTCGGCATCGTGCAGAGCCTGGGACTGCTCAACAGCTTCACCGGGCTGATCCTGGTCTACATCGCGTACTCGCTGTCGTTCACGGTGTTCTTCCTGGTCGCGTTCTTCAAGACGCTGCCCCACGAGATCGACGAGGCCGCCCTGGTCGACGGGGCCGGACACCTGCGCCGGTTCTTCCAGATCATGATGCCGATGGCGAAATCCGGGCTGATCAGCATCACCATCTTCAACATCGTCGGGCAGTGGAACCAGTACCTGCTCCCCGTCGTGATCATGCAGGGCGCCGGCGCCGACTCGAAATGGGTCCTGACCCAGGGCATCGCCAACATCAGCACCCAGGCCGGCTACCACGCCGAATGGTCCACCCTGTTCGCCGCGCTCACCCTCTCCATCCTGCCGATGATCGCCGTCTACGCGGTCTTCCAGCGGCAGATCCAGGCCGGCCTCACCGCCGGCGCCGTGAAGTAA
- a CDS encoding metal-dependent hydrolase gives MMGPSHALSGAAAWLAGSWALDQFAGYHQTPLMIGVGTAMAAGGALLPDFDLSGKVTTNQGGATVARTFGVFSLFVAEVIEKISLGIYTATRQSRDPRRDHGHRTFTHTLPFAALVGWGTTALAAHYGKWAVVGIIFFMAGLALRGLFEKWAEKAGWLIVTLVAAGIAWFTAANLADDRGYPLLGFAVGAGCVVHLLGDMITKNGVPIFWPIPTGRGRMWRMVGIPNQFAVKVGGKTETVVLTTAFTVISLVSLLGLFAPAVLERFNLDVWASSK, from the coding sequence ATGATGGGTCCGTCGCACGCACTGTCGGGGGCGGCCGCCTGGCTGGCCGGCAGCTGGGCGCTCGACCAGTTCGCTGGGTACCACCAGACGCCGCTGATGATCGGCGTGGGCACCGCGATGGCCGCCGGCGGCGCGTTGCTGCCCGATTTCGACCTGTCCGGCAAGGTGACCACCAATCAGGGCGGCGCCACCGTGGCCCGGACGTTCGGGGTGTTCTCGCTGTTCGTGGCCGAGGTGATCGAGAAGATCTCGCTGGGCATCTACACGGCGACGAGGCAGAGCCGGGATCCTAGGCGCGACCACGGGCACCGGACCTTCACCCACACGCTGCCGTTCGCCGCGCTGGTCGGCTGGGGCACCACCGCGCTGGCCGCGCACTACGGCAAGTGGGCAGTGGTCGGCATCATCTTCTTCATGGCCGGCCTGGCGCTGCGCGGCCTGTTCGAGAAGTGGGCGGAGAAGGCGGGCTGGCTGATCGTCACCCTGGTCGCGGCCGGCATCGCCTGGTTCACCGCCGCCAACCTGGCCGATGACCGCGGCTATCCGCTGCTCGGCTTCGCGGTCGGCGCCGGCTGCGTGGTGCACCTGCTCGGCGACATGATCACTAAGAACGGCGTACCGATCTTCTGGCCGATCCCGACCGGCCGCGGCCGGATGTGGCGGATGGTCGGTATCCCGAACCAGTTCGCGGTGAAGGTCGGCGGCAAGACCGAGACCGTCGTGCTGACCACCGCGTTCACCGTCATCTCGCTGGTGTCGCTGCTCGGCCTGTTCGCTCCGGCGGTGCTGGAGCGGTTCAATCTCGATGTGTGGGCATCCTCGAAATAG
- a CDS encoding bifunctional 3'-5' exonuclease/DNA polymerase — translation MLVAVLPDGRLQDLHADGGPVGPPHPVADLPAAVAAREAADQPRWVWPATADIYPALLRAGVRVARCHDLELTEALLLGHAGRWGEPRGLAAATARLRGLPVPPDRPRPEAEPPGFAQGALFDALPASIPVAAGDVLALYADQQRRLAATEHPGRFRMLVAAESAGALIAAEMGHTGLPWRADVHDELLRELLGPPQPVGPPRRLVELTAEINAAFGTHGLHPDLPAEVVRAFARAGIQIPNTRRWVLRQVDHPAVTPLLLYKELYRIWTAHGWNWLDSWVRDGRFHPEYSLGNVVSGRWGARGGGALQVPKVIRRAVLADPGWRFVVADAGQLEPRVMAAVSGDTRLARAAAEGDLYAALATDSFDGDRAKAKVALIGAMYGQTGGDAIPALAVLRRHYPIAFEYVETAARVGESGGLVRSWLGRTCPPPAGARRDAGLDPPDEVAPPPGRARGRFTRNFVIQATAAEWALVLLATLRTALAGTRAELVFFVHDEVVVHCPADQAEEVAERIRECAARAGRMLFGDSEVRFPVDVSVVGCYADAK, via the coding sequence GTGCTCGTAGCGGTACTTCCCGACGGTCGGCTGCAAGACCTGCATGCCGACGGCGGGCCGGTCGGTCCACCCCACCCGGTGGCCGACCTGCCCGCGGCCGTCGCCGCGCGCGAGGCCGCCGACCAGCCACGCTGGGTCTGGCCGGCCACCGCCGACATCTACCCGGCACTGCTGCGCGCCGGCGTGCGGGTGGCGCGCTGTCACGACCTGGAGCTGACCGAGGCCCTGCTGCTCGGGCACGCCGGGCGCTGGGGTGAGCCACGAGGGCTCGCCGCGGCGACCGCCCGCCTGCGTGGCTTGCCGGTCCCACCGGACCGGCCCCGGCCCGAGGCCGAGCCGCCCGGCTTCGCGCAGGGCGCGCTCTTCGACGCGCTTCCCGCGTCGATCCCGGTCGCCGCCGGCGACGTGCTCGCGCTCTACGCCGACCAGCAGCGCCGCCTGGCCGCGACCGAGCACCCCGGCCGCTTCCGGATGCTGGTGGCCGCCGAGTCGGCCGGCGCGCTGATCGCCGCCGAGATGGGCCACACCGGCCTGCCGTGGCGCGCCGACGTGCACGACGAGCTGCTGCGCGAGCTGCTCGGCCCGCCCCAGCCGGTCGGCCCGCCGCGTCGCCTGGTCGAGCTGACCGCGGAGATCAACGCGGCGTTCGGCACCCACGGGCTGCACCCCGACCTGCCGGCCGAGGTGGTGCGAGCGTTCGCCCGGGCCGGGATCCAGATCCCGAACACGCGGCGCTGGGTGCTCCGCCAGGTCGACCATCCCGCGGTGACCCCGCTGCTGCTGTACAAGGAGCTCTATCGGATCTGGACCGCGCACGGGTGGAACTGGCTGGACTCCTGGGTCCGCGACGGCCGCTTCCACCCGGAGTATTCGCTGGGGAACGTGGTCTCCGGCCGCTGGGGCGCGCGGGGTGGCGGCGCCCTCCAGGTGCCCAAGGTGATCCGCCGGGCGGTGCTCGCCGACCCGGGCTGGCGCTTCGTCGTCGCCGATGCCGGGCAGCTGGAGCCCCGGGTGATGGCGGCGGTCTCCGGCGACACCCGGCTGGCCCGGGCGGCCGCCGAGGGCGATCTCTACGCGGCGCTGGCCACCGACTCGTTCGACGGCGACCGGGCCAAGGCCAAGGTCGCGCTGATCGGCGCGATGTACGGGCAGACCGGTGGCGACGCGATCCCGGCGCTGGCGGTGCTCCGCCGCCACTATCCGATCGCCTTCGAGTACGTGGAGACGGCCGCCCGGGTCGGCGAGTCCGGCGGCCTGGTCCGCTCGTGGCTGGGTCGCACCTGCCCGCCCCCGGCCGGCGCACGGCGGGACGCCGGCCTGGATCCACCCGATGAGGTGGCGCCGCCACCCGGACGGGCGAGGGGGCGATTCACCCGAAACTTCGTGATCCAGGCCACGGCTGCCGAGTGGGCGCTCGTCCTGCTCGCCACCCTGCGCACCGCCCTCGCCGGGACGCGAGCCGAGCTGGTCTTCTTCGTGCACGACGAGGTCGTCGTGCACTGCCCCGCTGACCAGGCCGAAGAGGTCGCCGAGCGGATCCGCGAGTGCGCGGCGCGCGCCGGGCGGATGCTTTTCGGCGACAGCGAGGTGCGATTCCCGGTGGATGTCTCAGTGGTTGGTTGCTACGCGGACGCCAAGTGA
- a CDS encoding carbohydrate ABC transporter permease → MRHGKYPFIIGFLVVPLALYLVFVVGAYLQMFQLSLTDWSGYGGFTYIGVENFQKLWDDSVFWIALRHNLYLLIVMPIVTIALALFFAFLLNSGGKKAGGVWGSKVYRVIFFFPQLLALAIVAVIFGRVFGSDKSGMINGLLPQSWTPWLFLADERWALTCILVVLVWQAVGFYVVLFSAGMGSIAEEIYEAAALDGATKVTLFFKITLPLLWDTLQVAWVYLGIAAFDAFALVNIMSVNHGGPNNSTQVLSMQIYLNAFQNSQAGYASALGVVLFFLTLTFAALTLRVTRRDAVAA, encoded by the coding sequence ATGCGGCACGGCAAGTATCCCTTCATCATCGGTTTCCTTGTCGTGCCGCTGGCGCTCTACCTGGTGTTCGTGGTCGGCGCGTATCTGCAGATGTTCCAGTTGTCGTTGACCGACTGGTCGGGTTACGGCGGGTTCACGTACATCGGGGTGGAGAACTTCCAGAAGTTGTGGGACGACTCGGTGTTCTGGATCGCGTTGCGGCACAACCTGTACCTGTTGATCGTGATGCCGATCGTGACGATCGCCCTGGCGTTGTTCTTCGCGTTCCTGCTCAATTCCGGTGGTAAGAAGGCCGGTGGGGTGTGGGGCTCGAAGGTGTACCGGGTGATCTTCTTCTTCCCGCAGCTGCTGGCGCTGGCGATCGTGGCGGTGATCTTCGGGCGGGTGTTCGGGTCGGACAAGTCCGGCATGATCAACGGGTTGTTGCCGCAGTCGTGGACGCCGTGGCTGTTCCTGGCCGACGAACGCTGGGCGCTGACCTGCATCCTGGTGGTCCTGGTGTGGCAGGCGGTCGGGTTCTACGTGGTGTTGTTCTCCGCCGGGATGGGTTCGATCGCCGAGGAGATCTACGAGGCCGCCGCGCTGGACGGGGCCACCAAGGTCACCCTGTTCTTCAAGATCACGCTGCCGTTGCTGTGGGACACCCTGCAGGTCGCCTGGGTCTATCTGGGTATCGCCGCGTTCGACGCGTTCGCCCTGGTCAACATCATGTCGGTGAACCACGGCGGGCCGAACAACAGCACCCAGGTGCTGAGCATGCAGATCTACCTGAACGCGTTCCAGAACTCGCAGGCCGGCTACGCGTCAGCGCTCGGCGTGGTGCTGTTCTTCCTGACCCTGACGTTCGCCGCGCTGACCCTGCGGGTCACCCGCCGCGACGCCGTGGCGGCCTGA